One genomic region from Rhodothermales bacterium encodes:
- a CDS encoding type III pantothenate kinase, protein MILVMDIGNSAAKVGLWNGTDVVRAGRLTDPGALADFLGDAHVQAAGAVSVVPAHNAAWSAAVPSSVALRFFDHRSGWPVRIGYRTPATLGTDRIAAAVGGWLDPDRPPGTTTVVVDAGTALTFEVVTPDGHYPGGIIAPGPELLRRALNDGTAQLPLVPLESPPDTVGHSTVEAMQSGIMHGFRALVKGLLRDLHAQHGPLYVVATGGWAPWLSTRIPEIDRVRPHLVLRGVAEMVR, encoded by the coding sequence ATGATCCTGGTCATGGATATCGGCAACAGCGCCGCCAAGGTGGGGCTCTGGAACGGAACGGACGTGGTCCGGGCCGGGCGACTCACCGACCCCGGAGCGCTTGCCGACTTCCTGGGTGACGCCCACGTCCAGGCAGCCGGCGCGGTCTCGGTCGTTCCGGCCCACAATGCGGCGTGGTCCGCGGCCGTCCCGTCATCCGTCGCACTCCGGTTCTTCGATCACCGGTCCGGGTGGCCGGTCCGGATCGGGTATCGGACGCCCGCAACCCTGGGCACCGACCGGATTGCGGCTGCCGTGGGCGGCTGGCTGGATCCGGACCGGCCACCGGGCACCACCACGGTGGTGGTGGACGCCGGGACCGCACTCACGTTCGAGGTGGTCACTCCGGACGGCCATTACCCCGGAGGCATCATTGCGCCGGGTCCGGAACTGCTGCGCCGCGCACTCAACGACGGCACCGCCCAGTTGCCGCTCGTACCGCTGGAATCCCCTCCGGACACCGTGGGGCACTCGACCGTCGAGGCCATGCAGTCGGGCATCATGCACGGATTCCGGGCACTCGTCAAGGGATTGCTGCGGGACCTGCACGCGCAGCACGGCCCGTTGTACGTCGTGGCCACGGGAGGCTGGGCACCCTGGTTGTCGACCCGGATTCCGGAAATCGACCGGGTCCGACCGCATCTGGTGCTCAGGGGCGTCGCGGAAATGGTGCGCTGA
- a CDS encoding SDR family oxidoreductase, which produces MPLLEGKNGIIFGALNDSSLAWHIAEAVHREGGRFVLTNAPVAKRLGELDGLAERTGAKIIWADATSDEELTALFNEAKSLYGGVDFVVHSIGMGLNVRKNRPYDDLNYEWYKKTLDISAISLHRAVHASMETGAIKDGASILALSYIGAQRTFSKYSEMGDAKALLESIVRSYGYRLGKRKIRINSVSQSPTKTTAGSGIAGFNAMYEFAERIAPLGNADAESCADYCVSLLSDLTRMVTMQTLYHDGGFSAMGISDEVIEDLASVLGG; this is translated from the coding sequence ATGCCCCTGCTCGAAGGCAAGAACGGAATCATTTTCGGCGCACTGAATGACAGTTCGCTCGCATGGCACATTGCGGAAGCCGTCCATCGGGAAGGCGGCCGTTTCGTCCTCACGAACGCCCCCGTGGCCAAGCGCCTGGGCGAATTGGACGGGCTGGCGGAACGCACCGGCGCCAAGATCATCTGGGCCGACGCGACGTCCGACGAGGAACTGACGGCATTGTTCAATGAGGCCAAAAGCCTGTACGGTGGCGTGGATTTCGTCGTCCATTCCATTGGCATGGGCCTGAATGTGCGCAAAAACCGTCCTTACGATGACCTGAATTACGAGTGGTACAAGAAGACCCTCGACATTTCGGCTATTTCGCTGCATCGTGCCGTGCATGCGAGCATGGAAACCGGCGCCATCAAGGACGGCGCATCCATCCTGGCGCTGTCCTATATCGGCGCGCAACGGACGTTTTCCAAGTATTCCGAGATGGGCGATGCCAAGGCGCTCCTGGAGAGCATTGTGCGCTCCTACGGATACCGTCTCGGCAAGCGGAAAATCCGGATCAACTCGGTTTCCCAGAGCCCCACGAAGACCACGGCAGGCAGTGGCATTGCCGGATTCAACGCCATGTATGAATTCGCGGAACGCATTGCCCCCCTTGGGAATGCGGATGCCGAATCGTGTGCCGACTATTGCGTTTCGTTGCTCTCGGACCTGACACGGATGGTGACCATGCAGACCCTCTACCACGACGGCGGGTTCAGCGCCATGGGCATTTCCGATGAGGTCATCGAAGACCTGGCATCCGTCCTGGGGGGATGA
- a CDS encoding biotin--[acetyl-CoA-carboxylase] ligase, with the protein MALPTCKNRTCCPDGPVGTHRPETVSTEDINIASNLVTPVAPPGYRVVHVARCRSTNLLARDAAREGAVSGTVFTTDDQTEGRGRHGRTWVSSAGQNLLFSVLLRPGEPVSDWGRYGMMAGLAVTDALSDAGAGLKWPNDIVVDGRKCGGILLERVTAVSPNAAHAARPALVVGIGLNVNQTDFPGDYAVEPVSVALCVGRPVSREALLHAILRGMTRWQAADVVELRAMYRQRLVHLGSRVSVRPMDGAQAVEGTAVDVASDGALVVDVHGERRTFHAGDVTLRSA; encoded by the coding sequence ATGGCGCTCCCTACATGCAAGAATCGTACCTGCTGCCCTGACGGGCCCGTCGGTACGCATCGTCCGGAAACTGTGTCCACGGAAGACATCAATATAGCCTCTAATCTGGTCACCCCGGTGGCGCCGCCTGGCTACCGGGTGGTGCATGTGGCCCGATGCCGGTCCACGAACCTCCTGGCCCGGGACGCGGCCCGGGAGGGCGCGGTGTCCGGTACGGTGTTCACGACCGACGACCAGACGGAAGGACGGGGGCGGCACGGCCGCACTTGGGTTTCGAGCGCCGGACAGAATCTGCTGTTCAGCGTGCTGCTTCGCCCCGGCGAGCCCGTGTCCGATTGGGGACGATACGGCATGATGGCCGGCCTGGCCGTGACCGATGCGTTGTCGGATGCGGGCGCGGGCCTGAAGTGGCCCAACGACATCGTCGTGGACGGCCGAAAATGCGGAGGAATCCTGCTGGAACGGGTCACCGCGGTGTCACCGAATGCTGCCCACGCCGCCCGGCCAGCGCTGGTCGTTGGAATCGGATTGAATGTGAACCAGACGGATTTTCCGGGCGATTATGCCGTGGAGCCCGTTTCGGTGGCGCTTTGCGTGGGGCGCCCCGTATCCCGCGAGGCGCTGCTGCACGCCATCCTCCGGGGGATGACCCGGTGGCAGGCGGCCGACGTGGTCGAACTCCGGGCAATGTATCGCCAGCGGCTTGTGCATCTGGGCAGCCGGGTGTCCGTGCGTCCCATGGACGGGGCGCAGGCGGTGGAGGGCACAGCGGTGGACGTCGCGTCAGACGGTGCGTTGGTGGTGGATGTCCATGGCGAGCGCCGGACGTTCCATGCCGGCGATGTAACGTTGAGGTCTGCATGA
- a CDS encoding L,D-transpeptidase, whose product MRRFPFQPALLVLAALAALTPRVMTAEAQPVPAADEEGALFYAVERGAVLYHRNDTTQAYLHVGFREPLHVLGDAENGWKRVRTRDGAHGLMRADLLSNVWIRISKRTQTVLVYRGDELIYRFAADLGYNFYSDKERRGSSAEPDHWRTPEGEFFVVAKNPRSQFYKALVLNYPNAEDAERGFRDGLISQAEYDAIRNAEEQYAMPPMFTALGGYIELHGDGTGKRNNWTQGCVAIPNTQMDIIWDLVSVGTPVLIDS is encoded by the coding sequence ATGCGTCGATTTCCGTTCCAACCGGCCCTCCTGGTTTTGGCCGCCCTGGCGGCCCTCACGCCGCGCGTCATGACGGCCGAGGCGCAGCCCGTGCCCGCCGCCGACGAGGAAGGGGCCCTGTTCTACGCCGTGGAGCGGGGTGCCGTACTGTACCACCGCAACGACACCACGCAAGCGTATCTGCACGTCGGCTTCCGGGAGCCCCTGCACGTCCTCGGGGACGCGGAAAACGGTTGGAAACGCGTCCGGACCCGCGACGGGGCGCATGGTCTCATGCGGGCCGACCTGTTGTCGAACGTCTGGATCCGGATTTCGAAGCGGACACAGACCGTGCTGGTCTACCGTGGGGACGAACTCATTTACCGGTTTGCCGCAGATCTGGGCTACAATTTCTACTCCGACAAGGAGCGCCGGGGCTCCTCGGCCGAACCGGACCATTGGCGCACCCCGGAAGGTGAATTCTTTGTTGTGGCCAAGAATCCACGGAGTCAATTCTACAAGGCATTGGTCCTCAATTATCCGAACGCCGAGGATGCCGAACGGGGATTCCGGGATGGACTCATCTCGCAAGCCGAGTACGATGCCATCCGGAACGCCGAGGAACAGTACGCCATGCCGCCCATGTTCACCGCCCTTGGCGGATACATCGAGCTGCACGGCGACGGCACCGGAAAACGCAATAACTGGACGCAAGGCTGCGTCGCCATACCCAACACCCAGATGGACATCATCTGGGACCTGGTATCGGTCGGCACACCGGTCCTGATAGACTCCTGA
- a CDS encoding HAD family hydrolase produces the protein MIRLFVSDIDGCLAEPYQPYDLEALGRMAAWTREAGKPGSHPRLPAVSICSGRSYPYVEAVTQLLGCVTPVLFESGAGMFDPGAARSQWHPAFTPDIRDGMLAIRTFMESVVRDSSMSMDHAKGTQAALVGTDSVELHSALRIIEDWVAENAPGFTTFHTHVSIDVVPPGLSKKEGLVWLAETTGVSLAEMAFIGDTNGDIAALESVGRSFAPANAQPQVKNVVHHICAGTDIQGVIEAYRLCMA, from the coding sequence ATGATCCGACTGTTCGTTTCGGACATCGATGGATGTCTCGCAGAGCCCTATCAGCCGTACGACCTTGAGGCACTGGGCCGGATGGCGGCTTGGACACGGGAAGCCGGAAAACCCGGTTCACACCCCCGTCTTCCTGCCGTGTCCATCTGCTCCGGTCGATCCTATCCGTACGTGGAGGCCGTGACCCAACTTCTGGGCTGCGTAACGCCGGTCCTGTTCGAGTCGGGAGCCGGCATGTTCGACCCCGGTGCGGCGCGCAGCCAATGGCATCCGGCGTTCACCCCGGACATCCGGGACGGTATGCTTGCCATCCGGACGTTCATGGAATCCGTCGTCCGGGACTCCTCCATGTCCATGGACCACGCCAAGGGAACACAGGCTGCGCTTGTGGGCACCGATTCCGTGGAATTGCACAGCGCGCTCCGGATCATCGAGGATTGGGTGGCCGAGAACGCACCTGGATTCACCACTTTCCACACGCATGTTTCCATCGACGTAGTCCCGCCTGGGCTGTCGAAGAAAGAGGGACTGGTCTGGCTGGCCGAAACGACCGGCGTGTCCCTCGCCGAAATGGCGTTCATCGGGGATACGAACGGCGATATCGCGGCGTTGGAATCGGTAGGACGGTCGTTTGCGCCGGCGAACGCCCAGCCTCAGGTGAAAAACGTCGTGCACCACATTTGTGCAGGCACCGACATCCAGGGCGTCATCGAGGCCTATCGCCTCTGCATGGCCTGA
- a CDS encoding inositol monophosphatase family protein, which yields MSIPTPDFRIYEDALRVGGAAAREAGAFILEQAGTLTRSEIETKGLHDLVSRVDREAQRMIVEPIRKAFPRHDILAEEGDGGTKVADKGYTWIIDPLDGTTNFTHGVPPYAVSIGLAYKGEPQMGIVFDVTRNELFTAAEGMGAFVNGRPCSVSAAEHLNDSLLTTGYPYRDFEHLDAYLAALGHFMKETRGVRRPGSASIDLAWVAAGRFDGFFESGLQPWDVAAGMVLVREAGGRVSDYDGKQDASPMGASIIASNGHIHDHMMHILQPVRNVL from the coding sequence ATGTCGATCCCTACACCTGATTTCCGAATCTACGAAGACGCACTCCGGGTTGGAGGCGCCGCTGCCCGCGAAGCCGGTGCATTCATCCTTGAACAGGCCGGTACGCTCACCCGGAGCGAGATCGAAACGAAGGGACTGCACGACCTGGTGTCGCGCGTCGACCGGGAGGCCCAGCGAATGATCGTGGAGCCCATCCGGAAGGCCTTTCCGCGCCACGACATCCTGGCCGAGGAAGGCGACGGCGGCACCAAGGTAGCCGACAAGGGCTATACGTGGATCATCGATCCTCTGGATGGGACCACGAACTTCACCCATGGAGTCCCGCCGTACGCCGTATCCATCGGCCTGGCCTACAAGGGAGAGCCCCAGATGGGCATTGTCTTCGACGTAACCCGGAACGAACTCTTCACTGCGGCCGAAGGCATGGGGGCGTTCGTGAACGGACGCCCGTGTTCCGTAAGCGCGGCCGAGCACCTGAATGACAGCCTGCTCACCACCGGCTATCCATACCGGGACTTCGAGCATCTGGACGCCTATCTGGCTGCACTCGGGCACTTCATGAAGGAAACCCGCGGCGTACGCCGTCCGGGATCGGCATCCATCGACTTGGCCTGGGTGGCCGCCGGCCGGTTCGACGGTTTTTTCGAGAGTGGCCTGCAGCCGTGGGACGTGGCGGCCGGCATGGTCCTGGTGCGCGAGGCCGGCGGCCGCGTATCGGACTACGACGGAAAACAGGATGCGTCGCCCATGGGGGCCAGCATCATCGCATCGAACGGGCACATCCACGACCACATGATGCACATCCTGCAACCGGTGCGGAATGTGCTGTAG